The following proteins come from a genomic window of Dromaius novaehollandiae isolate bDroNov1 chromosome 19, bDroNov1.hap1, whole genome shotgun sequence:
- the SYNRG gene encoding synergin gamma isoform X4, whose translation MALRPGPGAGGAGGAAGGAGGGGGAAGGAGAASFMFPVAGGLGPPQGMIPMQQQGFPMVSVMQSNMPGMMGMNYGSQMPPGPMTMQGGMPLGPMQATGMPYMGQASFLGMRAAAPQYTPDMQKQFAEEQQKRFEHQQKFLEEERKRRQFEEQKQKLRLLSSVKPKTGEKSRDDALEAIKGNLDGFSRDAKMHPTPASHPKKPGSSLEEKVLDNGLNESERDQTKLKTTEVGHKASAASHVHPSLTINDWGVIGGRESGTTTTEAHKASEQNIAVEECGVGVFPSQDPIQQMMPPWIYNDSLVPELYKKILESTMTPAGIDTAKLYPILMSSGLPRETLGQIWALANRTTPGKLTKEELYAVLAMIAVTQRGIPAVSPDVLNQFPAAPVPTLTGLPMSLPATVSQQPLLPTGPPVSMPLSIGPAVIGMSITAPAGGAATQSPGGFVPSYPPSQVVKPEDDDFQEFQDASKSGSIDDSFTDFQGDVAGSSKAASSQHRSSVPSLLMPLPGSKTLSSTDKYAVFKGISSEKPSESSSTFGDCGDKYSAFRELEQPPESKYLGDNLAEFKSAGTDDGFTDFKTADSISPLEPPTKDKTFPTSFPSLPVQSKQQTQAKTSLNLADLDLFSSTGENKQLSFPPAFNTSKSASFPLPPLPSTIAQPAPSKSSSLADDFGEFNLFGDFSNCTTASGQDDFADFMAFNNSSGFSEQKTDDKYNALKLEASPVPQSGSSASTVKSGQNSATNATPTKYDIFKQLSLEGSGAGFEEGKDNTLSSVKSDDDFADFHSNKFSSTCNSADKSLVDKVAAFKQTKEDSASVKSLDLPSIGGSSVGKEDSEDALSVQFDMKLADVGGDLKHVMSDSSLDLPTVSGQHPPAADIDDLKCAPFGSYNSGSAVSSLASYDWSDKDDIHQGKKLPSLVQPSGSGSSAATSVLQKKETLFGSSENITMTTVSKVTTFSSEDALQDVPFAAFANFKDSGPISSGPSDDDIGDFGDFARPSSEAQDAAAASDTSQEADFLASGISSEMRRESTDDFGEFQSEKPKISKFDFLVATSQGKMKSSEEMIKSELATFDLSVQGSHKRSLSLGDREISRSSPLPVLEQPFRDRSNTLSEKPALPVIRDKYKDLTGEVEESERYAYEWQRCLESALQVIKKANDTLNGISSSSVCTEVIQSAQGMEYLLGVVEVYRVTKRVELGIKATAVCSEKLQQLLKDIDKVWNNLISFMSLAALTPDENSLDFSSCMLRPGIKNAQDLACGVCLLNVDSRSKKEEKPVEELPRKAFNSETDNFKLAYGGHQYHASCANFWINCVEPKPPGLILPDLL comes from the exons ATGGCGCtgcggccggggcccggcgcggggggcgccggcggggcggcgggcggcgcgggcggcggcggaggcgcggcgggcggcgccggggccgccag CTTCATGTTTCCTGTAGCAGGCGGTTTAGGCCCTCCTCAAG GGATGATTCCTATGCAACAGCAAGGATTTCCAATGGTTTCTGTCATGCAGTCCAATATGCCAGGCATGATGGGCATGAATTACGGTTCTCAGATGCCTCCGGGACCCATGACCATGCAG ggTGGAATGCCTTTAGGGCCAATGCAAGCAACTGGAATGCCTTACATGGGACAGGCTTCTTTCTTAGGAATGCGTGCAGCAGCCCCACAGTATACCCCCGACATGCAGAAACAGTTTGCAGAAGAACAACA AAAGAGGTTTGagcaccagcagaaattcttagAAGAAGAACGAAAACGACGCCAGTttgaagagcagaaacagaagctgaGACTCCTGAGCAGTGTGAAACCTAAG ACAGGTGAAAAAAGCCGAGATGACGCATTGGAAGCCATTAAAGGAAATTTAGATGGTTTTTCTAGAGATGCTAAAATGCACCCAACACCAGCATCGCATCCAAAAAAGCCAG GCTCTTCCTTGGAGGAGAAAGTCTTAGATAATGGCTTAAATGAATCTGAACGAGATCAAACCAAACTTAAAACAACTGAAGTTGGGCACAAAGCCTCAGCTGCAAGCCACGTTCATCCCAGTCTAACCATCAATGACTGGGGTGTTATAGGTGGACGTGAAAGTGGTACCACTACTACAGAGGCGCACAAGGCTTCAGAACAAAACATAGCAGTTGAAGAGTGTG GAGTTGGAGTGTTCCCTTCGCAGGACCCAATTCAGCAGATGATGCCTCCTTGGATTTACAATGATAGTTTGGTCccag AGTTGTATAAGAAAATTTTAGAAAGCACGATGACTCCTGCTGGAATAGATACTGCTAAACTCTATCCCATACTGATGTCATCTGGATTGCCCAGAGAGACTCTTGGACAAATATGGGCTTTAGCCAACCGTACCACACCCGGGAAGCTTACAAAAGAAGAGCTTTATGCTGTCCTGGCTATGATAGCAGTAACTCAG AGAGGAATACCAGCAGTGAGTCCTGATGTGTTAAACCAGTTTCCAGCTGCCCCTGTGCCTACTTTAACTGGGTTACCAATGTCACTGCCTGCCACGGTAAGCCAGCAGCCTCTGCTGCCCACCGGACCACCAGTCTCCATGCCGCTCAGTATCGGACCGGCCGTCATAGGGATGAGCATAACGGCACCGGCGGGTGGAGCTGCAACACAGTCTCCGGGAGGTTTTGTACCATCCTACCCACCCAGTCAG GTAGTAAAACCAGAGGATGATGACTTTCAGGAGTTCCAGGATGCTTCAAAGTCTGGCTCAATAGATGACTCTTTCACTGATTTCCAAGGGGATGTGGCAGGCTCCTCCAAAGCAGCCAGTTCACAGCACCGGAGCAG tgttcCTTCTTTACTAATGCCACTCCCAGGTAGTAAGACACTCTCATCAACTGATAAGTATGCTGTGTTTAAAGGAATTTCATCTGAGAAGCCTTCTGAAAGCTCATcgacttttggag ATTGTGGAGACAAATATAGTGCTTTCCGTGAATTAGAACAACCACCGGAGAGCAAATACTTAG gagATAACCTTGCAGAATTCAAGTCTGCAGGAACTGATGACGGtttcacagattttaaaaccGCTGACAGTATCTCACCATTAGAGCCACCTACAAAAGACAAAACTTTCCCTACATCCTTCCCTTCTCTACCTGTTCAGTCAAAAcagcaaacacaagcaaagaCCTCTTTGAATCTAGCAGACTTGGATCTCTTTTCCTCTACTGGAGAGAACAAGCAGCTATCATTTCCACCTGCATTCAATACATCAAAATCAGCCTCTTTTCCTCTGCCACCACTTCCATCTACTATTgcccagccagcacccagcaAGAGCTCAAGCTTAGCTGATGACTTTGGAGAGTTCAACCTTTTTGGAGACTTTTCTAATTGCACGACAGCCAGTGGACAAGATGACTTTGCAGATTTTATGGCTTTCAACAATAGCAGTGgattttctgaacaaaaaacGGATGACAAATACAATGCACTTAAACTAGAGGCCAGTCCTGTTCCTCAGTCTGGCTCATCTGCCAGCACAGTGAAGAGTGGGCAGAATTCTGCCACCAATGCTACACCCACTAAATATGATATCTTCAAACAGCTTTCTCTGGAAGGCTCTGGAGCTGGTTTTGAGGAAGGGAAGGACAACACGCTTTCTTCAGTGAAGAGCGATGATGATTTTGCCGACTTTCACTCTAACAAGTTTTCTTCCACATGCAACAGCGCGGATAAGTCCTTGGTAGACAAAGTGGCAGCTTTCAAGCAGACCAAAGAAGACTCTGCTTCAGTGAAGTCTCTGGATCTCCCTTCCATTGGTGGCAGCAGCGTTGGCAAGGAGGATTCGGAAGATGCGTTGTCCGTTCAGTTTGACATGAAACTGGCTGATGTGGGAGGAGATCTTAAGCATGTCATGTCTGATAGCTCTTTGGATTTGCCAACAGTTAGTGGCCAGCATCCACCAGCAGCAG ATATAGATGACTTAAAATGTGCCCCATTTGGAAGCTATAACAGCGGGTCTGCAGTCAGCAGCCTGGCAAGCTATGACTGGTCCGACAAAGACGACATTCATCAGGGTAAGAAGCTCCCTTCCTTAGTGCAGCCTTCAGGAAGTGGATCCTCTGCAGCCACTTCAGTTCTTCAGAAGAAGGAGACTTTGTTTGGCAGTTCAGAAAACATCACCATGACAACAGTTTCCAAAGTGACAACCTTTTCTAGTGAGGATGCTTTACAGGATGTTCCGTTTGCAGCCTTTGCAAACTTTAAAGACTCTGGCCCAATATCCAGCGGTCCAAGCGATGATGACATTGGAGACTTTGGTGATTTTGCGAGACCTTCATCAGAAGCACaggatgcagcagcagcaagtgaCACAAGTCAAGAGGCAGACTTCCTTGCTAGTGGTATCTCTTCTGAAATGCGAAGAGAGTCCACAGATGACTTTGGAGAATTCCAAAGTGAAAAGCCAAAAATCAGCAAATTTGACTTCTTGGTAGCAACTTCCCAAGGCAAGATGAAATCTAGTGAAGAAATGATCAAGAGTGAACTGGCTACCTTTGACCTCTCTGTTCAAG gGTCTCATAAAAGGAGCTTAAGCCTAGGTGACAGAGAAATAAGCCGCTCTTCACCTTTACCAGTTTTGGAACAACCATTTAGAGATCGTTCAAATACTCTAAGTGAGAAGCCTGCTTTGCCTGTCATCAGAGACAAATACAAAGACTTAACCGGGGAAGTTGAG gAAAGTGAGAGGTATGCGTATGAATGGCAAAGATGCTTGGAAAGTGCCCTGCAG gtaataaagaaagcaaatgataCCTTAAATGGAATAAGTAGTTCATCTGTTTGCACTGAAGTTATCCAGTCTGCTCAAGGCATGGAATATTTATTAG GGGTTGTGGAAGTCTATAGAGTAACAAAGAGAGTTGAACTGGGTATCAAAGCTACTGCTGTGTGTAGTGAGAAACTCCAGCAGCTTCTGAAGGATATTGATAAAGTGTGGAACAACCTAATAAGCTTCATGTCACTTGCTGCTTTAACG
- the SYNRG gene encoding synergin gamma isoform X5, producing MALRPGPGAGGAGGAAGGAGGGGGAAGGAGAASFMFPVAGGLGPPQGMIPMQQQGFPMVSVMQSNMPGMMGMNYGSQMPPGPMTMQGGMPLGPMQATGMPYMGQASFLGMRAAAPQYTPDMQKQFAEEQQKRFEHQQKFLEEERKRRQFEEQKQKLRLLSSVKPKTGEKSRDDALEAIKGNLDGFSRDAKMHPTPASHPKKPGVGVFPSQDPIQQMMPPWIYNDSLVPELYKKILESTMTPAGIDTAKLYPILMSSGLPRETLGQIWALANRTTPGKLTKEELYAVLAMIAVTQRGIPAVSPDVLNQFPAAPVPTLTGLPMSLPATVSQQPLLPTGPPVSMPLSIGPAVIGMSITAPAGGAATQSPGGFVPSYPPSQVVKPEDDDFQEFQDASKSGSIDDSFTDFQGDVAGSSKAASSQHRSSVPSLLMPLPGSKTLSSTDKYAVFKGISSEKPSESSSTFGDCGDKYSAFRELEQPPESKYLGDNLAEFKSAGTDDGFTDFKTADSISPLEPPTKDKTFPTSFPSLPVQSKQQTQAKTSLNLADLDLFSSTGENKQLSFPPAFNTSKSASFPLPPLPSTIAQPAPSKSSSLADDFGEFNLFGDFSNCTTASGQDDFADFMAFNNSSGFSEQKTDDKYNALKLEASPVPQSGSSASTVKSGQNSATNATPTKYDIFKQLSLEGSGAGFEEGKDNTLSSVKSDDDFADFHSNKFSSTCNSADKSLVDKVAAFKQTKEDSASVKSLDLPSIGGSSVGKEDSEDALSVQFDMKLADVGGDLKHVMSDSSLDLPTVSGQHPPAADIDDLKCAPFGSYNSGSAVSSLASYDWSDKDDIHQGKKLPSLVQPSGSGSSAATSVLQKKETLFGSSENITMTTVSKVTTFSSEDALQDVPFAAFANFKDSGPISSGPSDDDIGDFGDFARPSSEAQDAAAASDTSQEADFLASGISSEMRRESTDDFGEFQSEKPKISKFDFLVATSQGKMKSSEEMIKSELATFDLSVQGSHKRSLSLGDREISRSSPLPVLEQPFRDRSNTLSEKPALPVIRDKYKDLTGEVEESERYAYEWQRCLESALQVIKKANDTLNGISSSSVCTEVIQSAQGMEYLLGVVEVYRVTKRVELGIKATAVCSEKLQQLLKDIDKVWNNLISFMSLAALTPDENSLDFSSCMLRPGIKNAQDLACGVCLLNVDSRSKKEEKPVEELPRKAFNSETDNFKLAYGGHQYHASCANFWINCVEPKPPGLILPDLL from the exons ATGGCGCtgcggccggggcccggcgcggggggcgccggcggggcggcgggcggcgcgggcggcggcggaggcgcggcgggcggcgccggggccgccag CTTCATGTTTCCTGTAGCAGGCGGTTTAGGCCCTCCTCAAG GGATGATTCCTATGCAACAGCAAGGATTTCCAATGGTTTCTGTCATGCAGTCCAATATGCCAGGCATGATGGGCATGAATTACGGTTCTCAGATGCCTCCGGGACCCATGACCATGCAG ggTGGAATGCCTTTAGGGCCAATGCAAGCAACTGGAATGCCTTACATGGGACAGGCTTCTTTCTTAGGAATGCGTGCAGCAGCCCCACAGTATACCCCCGACATGCAGAAACAGTTTGCAGAAGAACAACA AAAGAGGTTTGagcaccagcagaaattcttagAAGAAGAACGAAAACGACGCCAGTttgaagagcagaaacagaagctgaGACTCCTGAGCAGTGTGAAACCTAAG ACAGGTGAAAAAAGCCGAGATGACGCATTGGAAGCCATTAAAGGAAATTTAGATGGTTTTTCTAGAGATGCTAAAATGCACCCAACACCAGCATCGCATCCAAAAAAGCCAG GAGTTGGAGTGTTCCCTTCGCAGGACCCAATTCAGCAGATGATGCCTCCTTGGATTTACAATGATAGTTTGGTCccag AGTTGTATAAGAAAATTTTAGAAAGCACGATGACTCCTGCTGGAATAGATACTGCTAAACTCTATCCCATACTGATGTCATCTGGATTGCCCAGAGAGACTCTTGGACAAATATGGGCTTTAGCCAACCGTACCACACCCGGGAAGCTTACAAAAGAAGAGCTTTATGCTGTCCTGGCTATGATAGCAGTAACTCAG AGAGGAATACCAGCAGTGAGTCCTGATGTGTTAAACCAGTTTCCAGCTGCCCCTGTGCCTACTTTAACTGGGTTACCAATGTCACTGCCTGCCACGGTAAGCCAGCAGCCTCTGCTGCCCACCGGACCACCAGTCTCCATGCCGCTCAGTATCGGACCGGCCGTCATAGGGATGAGCATAACGGCACCGGCGGGTGGAGCTGCAACACAGTCTCCGGGAGGTTTTGTACCATCCTACCCACCCAGTCAG GTAGTAAAACCAGAGGATGATGACTTTCAGGAGTTCCAGGATGCTTCAAAGTCTGGCTCAATAGATGACTCTTTCACTGATTTCCAAGGGGATGTGGCAGGCTCCTCCAAAGCAGCCAGTTCACAGCACCGGAGCAG tgttcCTTCTTTACTAATGCCACTCCCAGGTAGTAAGACACTCTCATCAACTGATAAGTATGCTGTGTTTAAAGGAATTTCATCTGAGAAGCCTTCTGAAAGCTCATcgacttttggag ATTGTGGAGACAAATATAGTGCTTTCCGTGAATTAGAACAACCACCGGAGAGCAAATACTTAG gagATAACCTTGCAGAATTCAAGTCTGCAGGAACTGATGACGGtttcacagattttaaaaccGCTGACAGTATCTCACCATTAGAGCCACCTACAAAAGACAAAACTTTCCCTACATCCTTCCCTTCTCTACCTGTTCAGTCAAAAcagcaaacacaagcaaagaCCTCTTTGAATCTAGCAGACTTGGATCTCTTTTCCTCTACTGGAGAGAACAAGCAGCTATCATTTCCACCTGCATTCAATACATCAAAATCAGCCTCTTTTCCTCTGCCACCACTTCCATCTACTATTgcccagccagcacccagcaAGAGCTCAAGCTTAGCTGATGACTTTGGAGAGTTCAACCTTTTTGGAGACTTTTCTAATTGCACGACAGCCAGTGGACAAGATGACTTTGCAGATTTTATGGCTTTCAACAATAGCAGTGgattttctgaacaaaaaacGGATGACAAATACAATGCACTTAAACTAGAGGCCAGTCCTGTTCCTCAGTCTGGCTCATCTGCCAGCACAGTGAAGAGTGGGCAGAATTCTGCCACCAATGCTACACCCACTAAATATGATATCTTCAAACAGCTTTCTCTGGAAGGCTCTGGAGCTGGTTTTGAGGAAGGGAAGGACAACACGCTTTCTTCAGTGAAGAGCGATGATGATTTTGCCGACTTTCACTCTAACAAGTTTTCTTCCACATGCAACAGCGCGGATAAGTCCTTGGTAGACAAAGTGGCAGCTTTCAAGCAGACCAAAGAAGACTCTGCTTCAGTGAAGTCTCTGGATCTCCCTTCCATTGGTGGCAGCAGCGTTGGCAAGGAGGATTCGGAAGATGCGTTGTCCGTTCAGTTTGACATGAAACTGGCTGATGTGGGAGGAGATCTTAAGCATGTCATGTCTGATAGCTCTTTGGATTTGCCAACAGTTAGTGGCCAGCATCCACCAGCAGCAG ATATAGATGACTTAAAATGTGCCCCATTTGGAAGCTATAACAGCGGGTCTGCAGTCAGCAGCCTGGCAAGCTATGACTGGTCCGACAAAGACGACATTCATCAGGGTAAGAAGCTCCCTTCCTTAGTGCAGCCTTCAGGAAGTGGATCCTCTGCAGCCACTTCAGTTCTTCAGAAGAAGGAGACTTTGTTTGGCAGTTCAGAAAACATCACCATGACAACAGTTTCCAAAGTGACAACCTTTTCTAGTGAGGATGCTTTACAGGATGTTCCGTTTGCAGCCTTTGCAAACTTTAAAGACTCTGGCCCAATATCCAGCGGTCCAAGCGATGATGACATTGGAGACTTTGGTGATTTTGCGAGACCTTCATCAGAAGCACaggatgcagcagcagcaagtgaCACAAGTCAAGAGGCAGACTTCCTTGCTAGTGGTATCTCTTCTGAAATGCGAAGAGAGTCCACAGATGACTTTGGAGAATTCCAAAGTGAAAAGCCAAAAATCAGCAAATTTGACTTCTTGGTAGCAACTTCCCAAGGCAAGATGAAATCTAGTGAAGAAATGATCAAGAGTGAACTGGCTACCTTTGACCTCTCTGTTCAAG gGTCTCATAAAAGGAGCTTAAGCCTAGGTGACAGAGAAATAAGCCGCTCTTCACCTTTACCAGTTTTGGAACAACCATTTAGAGATCGTTCAAATACTCTAAGTGAGAAGCCTGCTTTGCCTGTCATCAGAGACAAATACAAAGACTTAACCGGGGAAGTTGAG gAAAGTGAGAGGTATGCGTATGAATGGCAAAGATGCTTGGAAAGTGCCCTGCAG gtaataaagaaagcaaatgataCCTTAAATGGAATAAGTAGTTCATCTGTTTGCACTGAAGTTATCCAGTCTGCTCAAGGCATGGAATATTTATTAG GGGTTGTGGAAGTCTATAGAGTAACAAAGAGAGTTGAACTGGGTATCAAAGCTACTGCTGTGTGTAGTGAGAAACTCCAGCAGCTTCTGAAGGATATTGATAAAGTGTGGAACAACCTAATAAGCTTCATGTCACTTGCTGCTTTAACG
- the SYNRG gene encoding synergin gamma isoform X6, with the protein MALRPGPGAGGAGGAAGGAGGGGGAAGGAGAASFMFPVAGGLGPPQGMIPMQQQGFPMVSVMQSNMPGMMGMNYGSQMPPGPMTMQGGMPLGPMQATGMPYMGQASFLGMRAAAPQYTPDMQKQFAEEQQKRFEHQQKFLEEERKRRQFEEQKQKLRLLSSVKPKTGEKSRDDALEAIKGNLDGFSRDAKMHPTPASHPKKPGVGVFPSQDPIQQMMPPWIYNDSLVPELYKKILESTMTPAGIDTAKLYPILMSSGLPRETLGQIWALANRTTPGKLTKEELYAVLAMIAVTQRGIPAVSPDVLNQFPAAPVPTLTGLPMSLPATVSQQPLLPTGPPVSMPLSIGPAVIGMSITAPAGGAATQSPGGFVPSYPPSQVVKPEDDDFQEFQDASKSGSIDDSFTDFQGDVAGSSKAASSQHRSSVPSLLMPLPGSKTLSSTDKYAVFKGISSEKPSESSSTFGDCGDKYSAFRELEQPPESKYLGDNLAEFKSAGTDDGFTDFKTADSISPLEPPTKDKTFPTSFPSLPVQSKQQTQAKTSLNLADLDLFSSTGENKQLSFPPAFNTSKSASFPLPPLPSTIAQPAPSKSSSLADDFGEFNLFGDFSNCTTASGQDDFADFMAFNNSSGFSEQKTDDKYNALKLEASPVPQSGSSASTVKSGQNSATNATPTKYDIFKQLSLEGSGAGFEEGKDNTLSSVKSDDDFADFHSNKFSSTCNSADKSLVDKVAAFKQTKEDSASVKSLDLPSIGGSSVGKEDSEDALSVQFDMKLADVGGDLKHVMSDSSLDLPTVSGQHPPAADIDDLKCAPFGSYNSGSAVSSLASYDWSDKDDIHQGKKLPSLVQPSGSGSSAATSVLQKKETLFGSSENITMTTVSKVTTFSSEDALQDVPFAAFANFKDSGPISSGPSDDDIGDFGDFARPSSEAQDAAAASDTSQEADFLASGISSEMRRESTDDFGEFQSEKPKISKFDFLVATSQGKMKSSEEMIKSELATFDLSVQGSHKRSLSLGDREISRSSPLPVLEQPFRDRSNTLSEKPALPVIRDKYKDLTGEVEESERYAYEWQRCLESALQVIKKANDTLNGISSSSVCTEVIQSAQGMEYLLGVVEVYRVTKRVELGIKATAVCSEKLQQLLKDIDKVWNNLISFMSLAALTPDENSLDFSSCMLRPGIKNAQDLACGVCLLNVDSRSKAFNSETDNFKLAYGGHQYHASCANFWINCVEPKPPGLILPDLL; encoded by the exons ATGGCGCtgcggccggggcccggcgcggggggcgccggcggggcggcgggcggcgcgggcggcggcggaggcgcggcgggcggcgccggggccgccag CTTCATGTTTCCTGTAGCAGGCGGTTTAGGCCCTCCTCAAG GGATGATTCCTATGCAACAGCAAGGATTTCCAATGGTTTCTGTCATGCAGTCCAATATGCCAGGCATGATGGGCATGAATTACGGTTCTCAGATGCCTCCGGGACCCATGACCATGCAG ggTGGAATGCCTTTAGGGCCAATGCAAGCAACTGGAATGCCTTACATGGGACAGGCTTCTTTCTTAGGAATGCGTGCAGCAGCCCCACAGTATACCCCCGACATGCAGAAACAGTTTGCAGAAGAACAACA AAAGAGGTTTGagcaccagcagaaattcttagAAGAAGAACGAAAACGACGCCAGTttgaagagcagaaacagaagctgaGACTCCTGAGCAGTGTGAAACCTAAG ACAGGTGAAAAAAGCCGAGATGACGCATTGGAAGCCATTAAAGGAAATTTAGATGGTTTTTCTAGAGATGCTAAAATGCACCCAACACCAGCATCGCATCCAAAAAAGCCAG GAGTTGGAGTGTTCCCTTCGCAGGACCCAATTCAGCAGATGATGCCTCCTTGGATTTACAATGATAGTTTGGTCccag AGTTGTATAAGAAAATTTTAGAAAGCACGATGACTCCTGCTGGAATAGATACTGCTAAACTCTATCCCATACTGATGTCATCTGGATTGCCCAGAGAGACTCTTGGACAAATATGGGCTTTAGCCAACCGTACCACACCCGGGAAGCTTACAAAAGAAGAGCTTTATGCTGTCCTGGCTATGATAGCAGTAACTCAG AGAGGAATACCAGCAGTGAGTCCTGATGTGTTAAACCAGTTTCCAGCTGCCCCTGTGCCTACTTTAACTGGGTTACCAATGTCACTGCCTGCCACGGTAAGCCAGCAGCCTCTGCTGCCCACCGGACCACCAGTCTCCATGCCGCTCAGTATCGGACCGGCCGTCATAGGGATGAGCATAACGGCACCGGCGGGTGGAGCTGCAACACAGTCTCCGGGAGGTTTTGTACCATCCTACCCACCCAGTCAG GTAGTAAAACCAGAGGATGATGACTTTCAGGAGTTCCAGGATGCTTCAAAGTCTGGCTCAATAGATGACTCTTTCACTGATTTCCAAGGGGATGTGGCAGGCTCCTCCAAAGCAGCCAGTTCACAGCACCGGAGCAG tgttcCTTCTTTACTAATGCCACTCCCAGGTAGTAAGACACTCTCATCAACTGATAAGTATGCTGTGTTTAAAGGAATTTCATCTGAGAAGCCTTCTGAAAGCTCATcgacttttggag ATTGTGGAGACAAATATAGTGCTTTCCGTGAATTAGAACAACCACCGGAGAGCAAATACTTAG gagATAACCTTGCAGAATTCAAGTCTGCAGGAACTGATGACGGtttcacagattttaaaaccGCTGACAGTATCTCACCATTAGAGCCACCTACAAAAGACAAAACTTTCCCTACATCCTTCCCTTCTCTACCTGTTCAGTCAAAAcagcaaacacaagcaaagaCCTCTTTGAATCTAGCAGACTTGGATCTCTTTTCCTCTACTGGAGAGAACAAGCAGCTATCATTTCCACCTGCATTCAATACATCAAAATCAGCCTCTTTTCCTCTGCCACCACTTCCATCTACTATTgcccagccagcacccagcaAGAGCTCAAGCTTAGCTGATGACTTTGGAGAGTTCAACCTTTTTGGAGACTTTTCTAATTGCACGACAGCCAGTGGACAAGATGACTTTGCAGATTTTATGGCTTTCAACAATAGCAGTGgattttctgaacaaaaaacGGATGACAAATACAATGCACTTAAACTAGAGGCCAGTCCTGTTCCTCAGTCTGGCTCATCTGCCAGCACAGTGAAGAGTGGGCAGAATTCTGCCACCAATGCTACACCCACTAAATATGATATCTTCAAACAGCTTTCTCTGGAAGGCTCTGGAGCTGGTTTTGAGGAAGGGAAGGACAACACGCTTTCTTCAGTGAAGAGCGATGATGATTTTGCCGACTTTCACTCTAACAAGTTTTCTTCCACATGCAACAGCGCGGATAAGTCCTTGGTAGACAAAGTGGCAGCTTTCAAGCAGACCAAAGAAGACTCTGCTTCAGTGAAGTCTCTGGATCTCCCTTCCATTGGTGGCAGCAGCGTTGGCAAGGAGGATTCGGAAGATGCGTTGTCCGTTCAGTTTGACATGAAACTGGCTGATGTGGGAGGAGATCTTAAGCATGTCATGTCTGATAGCTCTTTGGATTTGCCAACAGTTAGTGGCCAGCATCCACCAGCAGCAG ATATAGATGACTTAAAATGTGCCCCATTTGGAAGCTATAACAGCGGGTCTGCAGTCAGCAGCCTGGCAAGCTATGACTGGTCCGACAAAGACGACATTCATCAGGGTAAGAAGCTCCCTTCCTTAGTGCAGCCTTCAGGAAGTGGATCCTCTGCAGCCACTTCAGTTCTTCAGAAGAAGGAGACTTTGTTTGGCAGTTCAGAAAACATCACCATGACAACAGTTTCCAAAGTGACAACCTTTTCTAGTGAGGATGCTTTACAGGATGTTCCGTTTGCAGCCTTTGCAAACTTTAAAGACTCTGGCCCAATATCCAGCGGTCCAAGCGATGATGACATTGGAGACTTTGGTGATTTTGCGAGACCTTCATCAGAAGCACaggatgcagcagcagcaagtgaCACAAGTCAAGAGGCAGACTTCCTTGCTAGTGGTATCTCTTCTGAAATGCGAAGAGAGTCCACAGATGACTTTGGAGAATTCCAAAGTGAAAAGCCAAAAATCAGCAAATTTGACTTCTTGGTAGCAACTTCCCAAGGCAAGATGAAATCTAGTGAAGAAATGATCAAGAGTGAACTGGCTACCTTTGACCTCTCTGTTCAAG gGTCTCATAAAAGGAGCTTAAGCCTAGGTGACAGAGAAATAAGCCGCTCTTCACCTTTACCAGTTTTGGAACAACCATTTAGAGATCGTTCAAATACTCTAAGTGAGAAGCCTGCTTTGCCTGTCATCAGAGACAAATACAAAGACTTAACCGGGGAAGTTGAG gAAAGTGAGAGGTATGCGTATGAATGGCAAAGATGCTTGGAAAGTGCCCTGCAG gtaataaagaaagcaaatgataCCTTAAATGGAATAAGTAGTTCATCTGTTTGCACTGAAGTTATCCAGTCTGCTCAAGGCATGGAATATTTATTAG GGGTTGTGGAAGTCTATAGAGTAACAAAGAGAGTTGAACTGGGTATCAAAGCTACTGCTGTGTGTAGTGAGAAACTCCAGCAGCTTCTGAAGGATATTGATAAAGTGTGGAACAACCTAATAAGCTTCATGTCACTTGCTGCTTTAACG